The nucleotide window GGGTCTAAAACCTTTTTTGACTGCTTTTGTTTGCTTGAGATCCTATACAGCTGTAATGTAAAAGCATATCTCCCATCTATCTATATAGCTAAAGTGAGTTCACCCTCATATATAGTTTTTCCCTTAATTCATTATTCTCGTTCTATATCTATGCTTATTTATCTATCACAGTTATGTTCTACTTAATAACTGATGCTTTTATTCTTGAGTTTGAGGACTAGTTGTCACTCTAGCTTGAAAAATTCAATATTAAAGTGGGTACTGATTTTATTTCTggttttattatgtatttactTAGGTTTCTTATGTTTCTGGGATTAAAGTGGGTACTGATTTTTCTCTCACCAGTTTCTTGCTATTGCTTTTCAACAAGCGCTTGTTGAGGTAAGATAATAATTATATcctgttttgttttaaatatgtTAGAAGTCTATTATAGCTTTGTAGTTTATTATGTTAGAAGTCccatatatatttttagtagtaCACGtctagtaattatttttttctacttGAAATTTAACTAGAAACAATGGATAAATCTTGGATTGCTAAGCCACGAAACTCAGATGAATACATAGTCGGTCTAGAAAACTTCTTGGATTTTGCATTTCAACATGGAGCAATTGAGAATAGTAAGATAATATGTCCATGTCCAAGTTGTGGGTTTCGCAAATGGCATGCTCGAAAAGATGTTAGAGATCATTTACTTTACAAACCATTCCCTAAGAATTATGTTGTATGGAACTTTCATGGCGAGAAAGAAGTAACCGAATTCTCAACAAGTGCACATGTCATGCGCGAGACATTGGCAACTGAACATCCCCTAGATAACATGGTAAATGATGCTTTCGGGATACATATGGATCAGGAGAGCGGTGAGGATTCAGGCACGGAAGATTTTGTAAACGATGAGCCAAGAGAAAATCGTAAAGACTTTGATGAGTTTCTCAAGGAAGGCAATCAAAAGCTACATGAAGGAAGCGACTTCACAAAGCTAGAATTCATAGTCAAATTGTATCATATTAAAGTCTTGTGTGGACTAAGTGACAAGGCCATTACCATGATACTTGAGTTGGTGAGGGATGCTTTTAGTTGTGTGAATTTGCCTACGACTTTTGATCAGGCAAAAAAACTAATTCGAAAACTAAGTCTTGACTATGTTAAGATAGATGCTTTCCCCAATGATTGTATGTTGTTCGAGGATGAAGACCCAAACAACATCCAGCAAACATGTAGTCATTGTGGTGCTTCTAGGTGGAAttctaagaagaagaagaagaaaaagcaagctgCCAAGGTTTTGAGATACTTTCCGTTGAAACCAAGGTTACAAAGATTGTTCATGTGTCGTAAAACTGCAGAGCATATGTTATGGCATGCAACAGCGAAGGGAGAAAATGACAAAATGGTGCATCCAAGAGATGGTGAGACGTGGAAGACTTTTGATTTGACACATAGAGAGTTTGGATTGCAACCTAGAAATATTATGTTCCCGGAATTTCTCTTTTTTAAAGAGTTATAGGTCAAACAGAAGATAAAACAATGATTGCAAGAGAACTATGGAGTAACCGCTGCTTTGTTATCttagttttattattatgattttggTTCCTATATTGTTGACTCTTCGCATTGAAGACATGGACAAtggaaaaaataattatgttaaaaGCTTGAAAAGGTTACATAACTAAGCAGACACATATTACAGAGAAACCCAGAAGACTAAACTTTTTTCCTGCTGTGACTATGTATTTAAGACCTTTACTTGTTATGTAAACTTTTTCTTTCATCTTGTGTAGGAACTGGGGACCATAcatttgaaaaaagattgcaTCTTGGTGGCCCATTGGTGAAAGAAAATATTGCAAGAGGTTATGGTCAAAATTTGtgcttatttttgttatattggCTTAATTTAAGTTCCGTATTCATTATGTATATATGTGCAAATGCAGTCCTTTCTATGGACAAAGACGTCCAATGCTGCAGCGTGGGGCAGAATTTTTGTGTTAGTGACTTGCTTTTATTAGGAAGAGCAATCGTTGAAGAGGCACGCAGTCTCTTACACTGGTTGGACTCTCAGGCTGGTTTTGGCAAGATGGGTGTTTGTGGACTTAGTATGGGTAAGACTCATCCCATACTAAAGCTCACACAGTTTCATTGTCTTTTGTTCTCAGTCATGTTTAACTTTTCATCAAGCTACAATTGTTATTCTTTTTACTTTCCCTCACACTCTGCCACCCAAATTATAGATAGAAAAATGAGGAATAAACCAGTGTCATTATCTGTACTAAGTTTCCTTTTAGATGTAAACAACACAGTGGAAGGTTTTAACTAGTAGAATCTTGTGGATTGTCTTTTGATATAattattgtgattttttaaatatttgcaTATTTAGAATATTTGCATCTCTGCTGAATATGAGGAGTAGCTAATGAAGGTTATGGATATTTAGAATTATGTCTTATATTGAGGAATTgttataaaagatttaatttttaaattttgatattaaaaaataaatttttaatttgagaatatgtaaatgagatgagattaatgaatgtttagagttttaaattgagattaatgaatgatttaaaattaaaaataaataactacaaGGTTTGTGGAGGTTTGAAAATCTCACTAAATCGTTAATTTGTGTTAAATTGAAAAGTCAATTTGTGGGAGTTTTAAACTGTCACAAAAGTGATTTAAAACTGTCACAAAATTTCAATATAAAACCTCCACTAAACACACACAAACCTCCCACTGAATAAATTGTGGAGGTTGTTAAAAACCCCACAAAAGACCTCGTGGCACCTCAAATTTTGGGGGTTTTGGTAACCCCCACAAACCATTTGGTGGGGGTTATAAACctccacaaataaaaaaaaccctCCACAAATAAATCCTTTCTCCAGTTtagtctcttatttctaacatggtatcagagccatggTATCCTCTTTGAAGATGATAGGTTGTTTTTCTTGCGGTGAAGTCAACagtagtttttgtatttttttctatgccattcttctttctcttttgttaCTCCTTTGATACTTTTTCACCTCACCGACTAGCCTATTTTCTCTGTCTTGTATTTTTCCGAGTCGAATGATCAAACATGGTCATCCGCTGCTTACCTAttctcattaaaaaatcatatagttTTTGCTCTCTTTCGACAGTTTTCcgttctctcgtggcagttccgtctgtgTTCTCTCATAGTTTGTgttctctcgtggcagttccATTTATGTTCTCTCATGGCAGTTTCGTCTGTATTTTCTCGTGGCAGTTTCGTCTGTGTTCCGTCTGTGTTTCCTTGTGGCAGTTTCATTTACGTTTTTTTCTGGCAGTTTCGTCTGCACTTCCTTCAGACTTGcggcagttccatctgcgcTTTCTTCCGGCGGTTCCGTCTGCATCCGTTTTATCAGTTTAtgcaattttttctttatttcgttgttttaaataagtttcaaactcaagttgtcacttgagtttgaggggggatgttaggatataattaggatcaattaggatcaattagcattatttaatatatctgaatatttattataggagattacgtctttattattacgattctcttagtacctataaatactcttttata belongs to Arachis duranensis cultivar V14167 chromosome 8, aradu.V14167.gnm2.J7QH, whole genome shotgun sequence and includes:
- the LOC107462274 gene encoding uncharacterized protein LOC107462274, with product MDKSWIAKPRNSDEYIVGLENFLDFAFQHGAIENSKIICPCPSCGFRKWHARKDVRDHLLYKPFPKNYVVWNFHGEKEVTEFSTSAHVMRETLATEHPLDNMVNDAFGIHMDQESGEDSGTEDFVNDEPRENRKDFDEFLKEGNQKLHEGSDFTKLEFIVKLYHIKVLCGLSDKAITMILELVRDAFSCVNLPTTFDQAKKLIRKLSLDYVKIDAFPNDCMLFEDEDPNNIQQTCSHCGASRWNSKKKKKKKQAAKVLRYFPLKPRLQRLFMCRKTAEHMLWHATAKGENDKMVHPRDGTGDHTFEKRLHLGGPLVKENIARVLSMDKDVQCCSVGQNFCVSDLLLLGRAIVEEARSLLHWLDSQAGFGKMGVCGLSMVSSALPSDLRQFHLRFLPAVPSASVLSAT